The Candidatus Bathyarchaeota archaeon sequence TCGACAGGTTACAGACATGTGGTTTATGTGGAGGAAATGGAGCGGAGCCAGGGACTGATATTTCCACGTGCAAGGGATGTAACGGACGAGGCAGAATAGAGCGAAGAACCCAGTCTCTCTTTGGACAGATGATCCGGGTGGTTCCATGTGAAAAATGTAAAGGGAGAGGGCAGGTCCCGGAGACCCCCTGTACAACCTGCGGTGGGAATGGCTTAGAGCCTAAGAAGAATCGCCTCAACGTTAAGGTCCCACCGGGGATCGATAGCGGCACCCAGCTTATTTTGCGGGGTCAAGGAGAGGATGGGCCCTTTGGGGGACCTACTGGAGACCTATATGTAATGATCCAGCTAAAGCCCCACCCCCATCTCATCCGGCGAGGAAAGGACATCATTTTCGAGGCAGAGATCAACTTTCCCGACGCTGCCCTCGGGACATCCATCAAAGTTCCCTCCCTGACTGGTGATAAATCGCTCAAAGTACCCCCGGGAACCCAGAGCGGGACCATTCTTAGAATGAGGAAGGAAGGTATGCCTAGCCGTTTTGGGAAAGGGGATCAGTTGGTCCACGTGACAGTCACTATACCTGTGAAGCTTACTCAAAAGCAGGAAGAACTCATCAAGGAGCTCGCCAATGAGTTTGCGGCACAATCAAACAAGAAAGGATGGTTCAGGCGCTAATTATTTGCGCCTGTCTATAATCTCCCAGACACCTGGACCGGTACCAATGAACGTGACCGGGAGGCAAAGCTCTTTTTCAACATACTCGACGAAATGCATCGCTTCCCCATTCAGCGTATCATAGTCCGATGATCCCTTACACTCAGGGAAAAGGATGTCGAGCTTTGTCAAGGCGATCTGTGTAGCCCCGTTGAGTATTATTGCCCTCCTAGCAAGTTCGAAGTTGAAGGGTGCAGCCCTTCTCTGTCTCCCCGTCACAGTTCCGTACTCGTCCCATCCTCTATTCTTGGCTTCCTCGTGGCTTATTTCTCCAGGTAGGAAACCCTCCCCCACCCTCGTGACATATGCCTTTAAAACCAGGATCACCTCGTCGACCTTAGTGGGTCCAACTCCGACATCCGAACAAATTGCTGAGGCACAGACGTCGTTGCTAGTCACGAACGGATATGTGCCGTGGTAGAGGCTGATGTAGGTTCCTTGGGTTCCCTCGAGTAGGACATTGGCACCACAGTCAAGGGCCTCGTTGATCTCCAAGGATACATCACTAAGATATTCTTGTAATTCTGGTATCTCCTTTGCTATCTTTGCCACTCTCAGAGCTCGATCGGCGTTACATGGGCCCGTCCCTGTGCCCGTGGTCCCGATGGTATCCTTTAAATGTCCTTTCCCATCAGCCACAATGTGCTTTGCCTCGATAATGGCGCACTGGGGATCAATACCAAACCGATCCTCAATTCCTAGCTCTTTCACCTCTTTGATCACGATTTCAGGATTCACCACTACTCCCGCCCCTATAAGGAGTCTCGTTTCGTTATTCACAAATCCACAAGGGACCATTCTAAGCTTGAAAGTGACTCCATCAGATACGACAGTATGACCCGCGTTAGGACCAACGCCTCCTCGTGCGCAAACTGCGACCTCATCTGCGACAGTCAAATATGAAACCAACTTCCCTTTGCCTCCATCCCCGAAGAAACCATCTACTACAACAGTACAAACCAAAGAGAACGCCTCATGAAACGGTTTCTTCACTCCTTTTAATGATTTAAGAGTTCCCAATGATAGGGGAGTCAAGCCAGTTGAAGCTCCTCTGTGCCTGAAATATGTGACAGAATTATTCAAGACCTAAAGTTTATGCGTCGGCTCCTCGTTCAGTATACGATCGCCCTTGAACACCCAGATAGGTATACTCGTGATAGGTAATGAGATTCTCGATGGCATCGTCCTAGACACTAACAGCCAGTGGCTCATTAACCAACTCAAGGCCCTTAACTTCCAAGTTTCCGAGAAGATGACAATAAGAGACGATACTAAAGTAATCTCTAAAGCCGTTAGGCGGATGCTCTCAGCCGGCGCAAACCTCATATTTACAACGGGAGGCCTTGGCCCCACCCATGACGATAAGACTCTCGCTGGAGTAGCTATGGCTTTTGAGCTACCTGTAGAGGTGAATGATAAGGCCCTCAAGATCGTCACGCGACAGTACACAGACATGCATCAGAGAGGGATGATCGAGACGGGGGAGATCACAGAGCCACGAAGGAAGATGGCGGTATTGCCCAAGGGCGCCCAACCCCTAGATAATAGAGTTGGCGGTGCCCCCGGTGTCATCCTAGATATTGAGGGCGCTCAGATAATTAGCCTCCCAGGCGTCCCAGGGGAGCTCATGTGGATTTTCGACAACCAGCTACTGACGTTGCTGAAGGGGAGGGTCGAGGGGGTATTCACTGAGGATGTCATCTATCTCCCCCTTAGGGACGAGTCAACCTTGGCTCCCATCATAGATGAGGTGATGCAGGACGTTCCTGGGGTCTACATAAAATCTATGGTGAAGCCTTATGGCGAGTCCGGGATCAGACTCTGGGTCTCATCCAGCGGGAAGAGTAAGACCGAAGTTGAGGAGCGGGTCCAACGGGTCACGAACCTCTTGGTAAAGAGAAGCGAAGAAAAGCTCCCAAAAATTGACCCTAGCATAGACAATTGAATTAAATGTAACTGAAAATAGTCTAGGTTGGACAAGATGGTTGAGATTTGGCTCCCTTATGGCAAAACTGAGGTCCATGTTAGTGTGCCCCTGAGATATCTCATGGGGACCATCGAGCCAGCCGAATTGAAGCTGCCGGAGAATCCATTCGAAACTATAACGTCAGCGTTGGATAATCTGATCGGAACAGAAAATATACAGGATCTCGTAAATGGCAAAAAGAGTGCTGCTATTGCCCTCGATGGTACAATGGCCCCCCACGCAGCGTCCGTTGCGGCTTCAGCTATCGTTTGGACATTAGAACAGAACGGTATGTCAAGGGAAAACGTGTCTCTGATCATAGGGAATGGCCTTAGAGAACATGGCAATCTTGATCTGCTTGGGGCCCTTCAGAGAGCTGAGCCCCTTGGAAATGTCGCTATCCATGAGCATTCAATAAACTCAGTTGACATCAACAAAGTTGGGGTCACCTCATCAAGGACACAGGTATCATTGGCCCAACCTTTCTTGGAAGCAGATCTCAGAATAGCAGTGGGAGATTTGAGGCCCGATCACTTTTCAGGGATGAAGGGAGCTCAGAGCACAGTAATGCCGGCACTTGCCTCCCGTGAGGGACTCACCCGCCATCGGGAGATCTCATTCCATGGTAGTGTCACCTTAGGGATTTTCGAGGGAAATCTTGCTCATTTGGATCAGATGGAGGCCTGCAAGATGGCAGATTTAGACGTTGCATTGAACTTGGTCACCGATGGCTGGGGGAGGATCGTCTCAGCTGTGGCTGGCGGAATTGAGCAGTCCTGGAAGACGGCTGTGGAGAGGTCGGGGGACCTCATTCAACTTTCCAGTGAAGCTGATGCCGATATCATCATTGTGAGTGCTGGTGGAGATCTATATGATTTCAATCTATTCAATGCCGTCTGGGCTCTCCAGGGGATCGCTTCACTGGTGAAGAAGGGCGCCACTATCATCTTCTTGGCTGAGTGCACCCAGGGGCTTGGAGCTGCTGGGCTGGAGTCATTGGCTCAGGTTGATACCTTGTCTGAGCTGAGGCGAAGATATGAGCTTGGGGCAAGAGCGGTGTACGCTATTAAATCCACTCTTCGGGGAAATAACGAAATAATTCTTGTCTCAGCTCTCCCTACTTATTTGGCGGATCCTCTTGGTTTCAAGATGGAGAGAACGGCGAACGCCGCTTTCCAAAGGGTCATGGATCGCAGGAGGAATCGACGTACCCTAGTGGTGACCCATGGAGCCTCGTCTGTATTCATGCCATCAAAGGGGGGCAAGAACGACAAGAGTGGTGATCATCATTCCAAGGTAGAAAAAAACCAGTAGCTTCCTCGAGTTGCTCAGCGGGGATATATCGTCCAGGGGAGAGTTCCCCCGGTTCCCCGTGTACTTCATGAAAAATGTTACCATAACAGCCATGACGAGGAAGCCCGATAGAATCAGGATGAAAACACCAGCTATAGACATTTTTTTATGATTGGACTTCCCGAGGAGGGCTCTGCTAATGTGACCACCATCCAGCTGCCAAGATGGGATAAGATTAATGAACGTTACTAGGGATCCGACCCACGCCGCGAAGCCTACCGGGTGGAGAATGATAGTCATA is a genomic window containing:
- a CDS encoding adenylosuccinate synthetase — encoded protein: MVCTVVVDGFFGDGGKGKLVSYLTVADEVAVCARGGVGPNAGHTVVSDGVTFKLRMVPCGFVNNETRLLIGAGVVVNPEIVIKEVKELGIEDRFGIDPQCAIIEAKHIVADGKGHLKDTIGTTGTGTGPCNADRALRVAKIAKEIPELQEYLSDVSLEINEALDCGANVLLEGTQGTYISLYHGTYPFVTSNDVCASAICSDVGVGPTKVDEVILVLKAYVTRVGEGFLPGEISHEEAKNRGWDEYGTVTGRQRRAAPFNFELARRAIILNGATQIALTKLDILFPECKGSSDYDTLNGEAMHFVEYVEKELCLPVTFIGTGPGVWEIIDRRK
- a CDS encoding lactate racemase domain-containing protein; translated protein: MVEIWLPYGKTEVHVSVPLRYLMGTIEPAELKLPENPFETITSALDNLIGTENIQDLVNGKKSAAIALDGTMAPHAASVAASAIVWTLEQNGMSRENVSLIIGNGLREHGNLDLLGALQRAEPLGNVAIHEHSINSVDINKVGVTSSRTQVSLAQPFLEADLRIAVGDLRPDHFSGMKGAQSTVMPALASREGLTRHREISFHGSVTLGIFEGNLAHLDQMEACKMADLDVALNLVTDGWGRIVSAVAGGIEQSWKTAVERSGDLIQLSSEADADIIIVSAGGDLYDFNLFNAVWALQGIASLVKKGATIIFLAECTQGLGAAGLESLAQVDTLSELRRRYELGARAVYAIKSTLRGNNEIILVSALPTYLADPLGFKMERTANAAFQRVMDRRRNRRTLVVTHGASSVFMPSKGGKNDKSGDHHSKVEKNQ
- a CDS encoding molybdopterin-binding protein codes for the protein MNTQIGILVIGNEILDGIVLDTNSQWLINQLKALNFQVSEKMTIRDDTKVISKAVRRMLSAGANLIFTTGGLGPTHDDKTLAGVAMAFELPVEVNDKALKIVTRQYTDMHQRGMIETGEITEPRRKMAVLPKGAQPLDNRVGGAPGVILDIEGAQIISLPGVPGELMWIFDNQLLTLLKGRVEGVFTEDVIYLPLRDESTLAPIIDEVMQDVPGVYIKSMVKPYGESGIRLWVSSSGKSKTEVEERVQRVTNLLVKRSEEKLPKIDPSIDN
- the dnaJ gene encoding molecular chaperone DnaJ, whose product is MASKKDYYEVLGIKRGASANEIKKAFRKLAFKYHPDRNKDPEAEEKFKEFSEAYAVLSDAEKRQQYDTFGHAGISGRYSTEDIFRGANFRDIFSGFGSDVLGRIFSGVGFNFQQAQAGPSKGSDLQTRIEVTLEQASFGTEVEIVLDRLQTCGLCGGNGAEPGTDISTCKGCNGRGRIERRTQSLFGQMIRVVPCEKCKGRGQVPETPCTTCGGNGLEPKKNRLNVKVPPGIDSGTQLILRGQGEDGPFGGPTGDLYVMIQLKPHPHLIRRGKDIIFEAEINFPDAALGTSIKVPSLTGDKSLKVPPGTQSGTILRMRKEGMPSRFGKGDQLVHVTVTIPVKLTQKQEELIKELANEFAAQSNKKGWFRR